Within Leishmania infantum JPCM5 genome chromosome 35, the genomic segment GCGCTTCGACTGTCCGAAATCTCACACGACTACACGCAACGAGTGCACGTATGCATCTCAGTAGGCGACGTCCCTTCGTTTCTATCTGGGGGCTGGGGACagaattttttttttgctgttgttttgCTCTTTGAAGTagctcggcagcggctttcctcctcatccttgTGAAACTACGTGCTCACCGGCGCAGGTGACGAGACGACGCACCGCAAGCTCTCTTAGGCTGACAGAATTTGTACTCATCGCCGTCAAGAGAGGCGTGCCGATCGCCCTTGTTTTTCGTTCTCCTCTTCATTTCtaacgcgcgcacaccccTTACAAACGGAGTCGCTgccatcccctcccccccgcttcacacacgcacacacaaatagTAGACCCGCGCTTCGCAATGAATCGACACAACAAGTTCTACGCTGAGGTGGCTGGCGAGTTGGAGGGGGACGACTACTacggtgacgacgacgactacAACTATGATGAAGagtacgaggaggagggggagtaCGACGAGGCAGCGTACGAGGCCACAGCgagtgcggcgccgcctgaACCGGCGCACATGTCCGAAAGCACCGCTCAGGCCACTGCGTCCGCCGCTCCGGCCGTGCGCGTTAACCCGTACACAACGATATCGCCGCAGGTGGACGATGACTACGAGCTGCTCGACATGCTgttgccgcagctgcacgcctTGTGGAAAGCAAGTGCACcgacgatgctgccgctctcgGAGGGCGAGGCGGTCACGGCACTTCGGGCAAGCAACTACGACGTCGAGCCCGCCTTCCTGCAACTCAAAGAAAAGCGAGACGAGGAGCGCTCcaagcgcggcggcggcgtcctgAAGGtcaccgcagctgctggaccCGCGAACCGGGCATCCACTTTTCCAGCTGTCGAGTCACCCGAAcccggcggcgaggaggcgagcgaTAACGAGGGCAACTCTGCATCGCCGAGCGCGAGTTCTGGCCGCACCACGACCACCTTGAGGGGCTCGAAGGGCACATCGCAGCGACGCACGAAGCAGATGCTAGAGATGGAACCGGACAAGGAGAAGCCGGACTGCACGTTTGTGATTGCCGGCCACGTCGATGCCGGAAAGAGCACCACGCTgggccacctcctcctgctcttgGGCCGCGTTAGCATCCAGGATGTcgagagaaacgaaaaagcagACCGCACGCACCGCAAGGACTCCTTCAAGTACGCCTGGCTGCTGGACCAGtgtgaggaggagcggcgccgtggcgtcACCATCGACTCCGGCTCTTTCTGCTTCGAAACGGAGCACCGTCGCGTGCACATCCTCGATGCCCCAGGGCACAAGGACTTTGTGCTCAGCATGATCAGCAGTGCCACCCAGGCCGATGCTGCCTTGCTCGTCGTGACGGCGGCCACCTCCGAGTTCGAGACGGGGCTGCACCACGGTACCAAGTCTCATCTTCTGGTCTTGAAAACGCTCGGCGTCGGGTCCAttgtcgtcgccgtcaaCAAGATGGACGCCGTCGCCTATTCACAGGAGCGCTACGACTACGTGGTGcgggagctgcagctcctgctcaAGCAGACCCGCATCCCGGAGGAAGCCATCATCGGCTTTTGCCCCATTAGTGGCATGGCAGGCGTCAACATCACTCAGCGGGGCGCCAAGGAGACGCCTTGGTACCACGATCTCAGCTTGATCGAGATGATTGACAAGTGTCCGTTGGAGAGTCGCCTGCTGAACAGACCGCTGCGCCTGAGTCTGCAAGACGTGCAGGGCACCACCCTCTACGCCAAGGTCGAGAGCGGAAGGCTCTTCACAGGGGACACGGTTCATTTCGTGCCGAGCGAGGTGCGGGTCGCTGTCAAGTCGATTCAGAAGCCCACTGTGGCTGGCCCTGTTCTCGTCGCCTTTGCTGGCGAGATGGTAGAGATCAGCACGAACTCGTCCGTGACAGGACTGTACCCGGGCTGTGTGGGCTGCGAGCCGAATTTGTTAATCCACAGTTCCACCGACTTTGAGGCGCATATCCAGACCTTTCGCACCCTCACCAAGTCCATCCTGCCAGGGGCGAGCTTCACCATCATTGTGCACGCCCTGACGGTGCGGGTGCATGTTGTCGCACTCATATCTAAGATGGACGGCAAAACAGGAAACTGGTCGAAGGGGATGGTGAAGTGTGTGCCGCCGGCCGCACAGGCGATGATGCTCTTCCGTGCTGAGTCGCCTGTCGCCCTCGAACCGGCGACGGAGTGCCGCGCGCTGGGGCGGTTTGTCCTTCAGCAGGATGGCGAAACGGTTGCTGGCGGCCTGGTCACACGCGTTGTGGACAAGCCgtgagacacacacgcacacacacacacacagcgacaGAGAAAACATAGGCGACAGCGCGAAGCGCGCGACTAGGTGCCATAACGCAGCTCCTCTTTCCTTGGCCTTGCACTGTCTCTCCGCCCAACTTTCGCCGTCTCAGCTTGCGGCCTGGGTGCGATCTCCTTTCTTCCTCCGCGCGAGGACGCCATTGCCGTCGTTTCGTGGCGGCTTGAGTGGCGTTGTTCATTATCGTTGGCCTTCGTGTGGGCCCATGCATAATCGTTGGAGGTGTATGGCGCCAAGCCTTGCGCTTGCAGCGGACTTCATGCGCGGCTTCGTTTTCCACTGTTTCTCAGCGACTGCATGAAcgtcccccttcccctcttaCGGTTACGCGCTTGTTCGCTAGCACACAAACGGATGCCCAGAGGCGTGCGAGAaggacgtggaggcggtAAAGAGGTTGCTCttgcggggaggggagttgcgagagggaaagggaTGAGCGGACACGCGCCCAGCtgcctccgtctctcttttgCCAGCGGCAGTGCCCCAACTCGCTTATCGAAtcacacaagcgcacgcacaaggaaATGGAGCCTAACTGGTTGCGAAACGAAAGCAGCGGaaccgcaaaaaaaaacaaagaaagggGCAAAAACCCACAACTACCGGGGCATGGGCGACTGTCTTGCTGGATTCCCTAAAATAGCGGTACTGCGCCTCACTGGGGGGAGGGTTCGTTGTCGGCGTCGCCTTGtagtccccctccccctcacaccGTCTGGCCCATCGCCCACTCTACTGAGAAGCTGACAGCGCGAGGTGGAGTCCACGTGCACACCTGGGCTGAGGTGTCTGGTTGTTTTGCGCACGCACTCCTCAGCGTTTCAAGCTGCATCCTTCCCTCTTTGTTGTCCTACCCGTTCTCCGATGCTGTCATTCTCCGTTTTGTTTCCCATGAATCTCTGCTTGGTGAATGTGATATCCGCCCTACGTACGACTCGGTGATTGCAGCATCCGTGGTTTGTGTAttcgcttgtgtgtgcagcGCGGAACAGGGCTGACGATTTTGTTCCTCACGAGTCcgtcgccctccctctccctgtcGCGCTCTTTGTGAAATCTGAGGAGAGCGAGATCAACTCAGAGACACATCAGGCACGATCGTCTttacacgcacgcgcacacgcacgaaggCTGCTGTTGTGCACACTGTTGTAGTGATTCTTGCCAACACAGAGCATATACACACGTAGACGTGCAAAAGGGGTATTAATGtaagcaaacaaaaagaagtgAAGGTCAATCACACCGAGGCGTCGTTGTTTTTTCTTCGCTAGAATCTGCGCGCTTTTCCACAGTCGCGCATGATTCTGTGCACTGCCGCGAGCGCGATTCCGACCTTTCCCCTCGTTTCTTTCCGTCGatcttctctttctctctttctctctttaGTGCCCCTTTCCGCCTGGGGTGGCGCTTTTCTTCGTGCCGCTTGGccgtctcgctctccctGTCTCGCCATCAGCCTTTGTCCGAGCCGTCCGCGTGTGTGGAGGCGTGCTGCAAAGAATTGATACTCCTGCCGACAGCGTATTTGCTCGGTTGGTGTTTGTTGCGGAGCTGCGGTGTGGGTTTCAGGTGCGATTTTTTCTTCATCTCTGTGTGACCCCTGCTCTTGATCCTCCTGTtatccctcctcctttggTCAACCCTCCCTTTCTTGCTGGCACAACGTCGTGGTTTGGTGAGCTGTTCCAGGGCTGGATGGGTTCGCTCGTCATggggcgctgcaggcgtggTGTAGAGGAGACGTTCGAGTTCCGGGAGGAGTACGCCCTACTTGACGCCCCCATTGCCAATGCCGAACACATCCCTCTGCGCTTGAGCCCTCAGGAACGCAAGATACAACGCCTCATGCGGGGCGTCATTCTTGCCTCCTCCTACACCGACAAGGTCGACTCCGCATCTGCCTTGAAGCTCAAGAATCGCGAGCTGCTCATCGTGAAGGAGCTCACGAACGCACTGACGGGACTCATCGTAGGTCTCGACATGCGCAAAGCCGCATCCTTCATGCGCGACCACGAGTTCACGCCGTACCAGCACGAGATCCGTGCTGCGATTGAGATGTGCCGGCGCTACAAGATGATGAACCCCGATCTACTACGCACCGACTACGTCAAGTTCCTTTACATGATTCAAGATGCGGTGCAGAGCGACATGGCACGCGAGGCACTCGGCTTCAATGTCGTGAAGGAGTTGGTGACGGTGGGCCGGTACTGCGAGACGCACAACATGCAGGACATCTTGCAGGACACACGGCTGCCTCACTGCATCACGCCGGTTCCCGTCATGAAGGACCGCAACATGCTGAACCGGTGCCTGCGTGGCAAGGACGTGGTTGTGGGGAAGCTCGTGAAGCAGTACGCCAGCGAGCACCGCATGCATGAGGACAATGTGGAAGTAGTGGTCCGAAGCCTCAACGATGCCAACTGCTTTTCAAATGACAATGTTGAGACATCCGAGCGACTGCTGGAATTATTGAAGCAGTACTTCACGCCGATCTCGTGTACTGAGCTGACGAGCTTGGCGATCGACGAgggcgccgacggcagccgcctgACACACAATCACAAGATGCAGTACATCTTTGTTCTGCAGAGTCTCTCGCTGTGGAAGAACATGTGCCGAAAGATGTACTTGCTGTGGTCTCTCGCCGAGGAGGATATGCTGAATCCGAACGAGAAGTACGAGCTGCGCATGACGGGGCAGGGGCTGCAGCGGGTGCAAAAGGCGCCACAGCTTTTCAAGGCGATtcagcaggtgctgcaggagacgaaggaggagctgggTGAGTGGGTCGGGTCGGAGCGGATTCACCTCGGTGACGATCAGGTGCCAAACGCGTTCCACTTCATCGACAAGTATGGCCAAGTGTCCCGCATCATAATCCCAATTCTCCGCACCTTAGGCCATATCGACCACCTGGAGCGACACGCCGAACACGCGGCCTACCTGCGCGAGGTctggggtggtggtgagcagGCCAAGCGTGCCATTTTGCGCGACTTCTTCCGGCACGGcttcgacggcagcggcggggacAACATGGACGACGCGGGCAGCTGCATTGATGGCCGGCTCACCAGTGCGTGGAACTGGTGCAACAACATCCGCTTCAAGGAGTTTTACCcactcttcctcttctccggCTTTAGCTCCTTTGACGGGGATATGAGCTTGTAGTGTGCGGCGGGGCTCATTAGTGGTGCTAACGGTGTATTCAGATGCAGGTGCTGGGCTTGTCTCGAGTTCGTCAAATGCCGCACCAAAGGTTCGgcacgccgccgaggagcCGCTAACTTTGCGCTCCGTCTGTCTCTCCAGTGGTGCTGCGTTTCGTACTCTGTACGTGACTCCTTCTGTTCcttgttttgctttttttttgcttaCAGACTCCAGGCTACCGCATGCCCTTCTCGACTTGGAGTGAAGTGTAccagcgaaaagaaaaagagcaaTGGCAGCGTGTGgtcgcggcacacgcacgcatgtccAGACACGCGCGCTTGGCGACATCGCCAATTCCATGACgcggtgagagagaggacgcGGCGTGAGAAAGCACGAGTGATCCGATGACCTTTTCATGTTCGTCGTTGCACGCGTACAGGTGCCGTAAAAGTGCGTACGCGCCCTCGTGAGAAAGGCGTTTTGCATCTCGCTCATAGCATCGCGGTTGATCACCCTCTAGCGTGTCGCTCTGCTTGACTTTCATCCTTTCTGTGAttctgtgtttttttttctcctcttctccctctccgtgctGTGGTGCTTGGCGCTTTCGATAATGTGCGCCCATGGATTACCCTCGCAGTCGCCTCTcggtgcaccgctgccaccgcacCCCATCCACACCGACGTCCccaaacacgcgcacgctgtGGAGAGTTGCCGGCTGCCGTCGGCACACCAGTGCGCCCGCTAAAGAGAAcaggcgcgagctgcagccTAGCTGAAGCTGACTTTTTTCTTTTATGGCACGTGTGGGCCCGTTCGCGGACACTCGCACATGCCGCCCAAAGCACCCAACCTCAAGTTTAAGCCGAAGCTTGTGCTTCGTGAGGATGACACGGCCGCGCGTCCTCCTGCTACACAGGCCACCGGAGATCTAAGCCTCTTGCAGCTGGCTCGCCTGCAAGGTCTCTACATCGAGGAGCAGGCGCCATCCTCGTCGGAAGCCGTCGCCGGCCTAGGAGACCGACTGGCGCCGGCCTCGTCTTCCCCTGCGCACGGTGGGGGTGATGGCGAGGGACGTGGCCCCGCTGAATCGTCATCCGACCCACGCGGGGGACATCCACAGCAACGCTGCGCAAATCTGTCGAGCAACGGGGATGGTGCGCGGGGAATCGCAGCGTCCTCACTCTTGCGCCCCAGGGGCCGCAGCCACAATCTGAGTGCCCACGCTGCCCTCGAGGAGGCTTCACGCAGACACGTCGACATCTCCCAATACCCtgaggtggcgccgccgcttccacaCAACTCGATGAACACGATCGTAGCGCCGAGCGCATTACGCAACGATGACCCCATGCACTCAGGGCTGTACGCCCCACTTCCGCTCGACGCTTCTTTGCCGTCGCGACTCGCAGCAGAAGAATGCTTTGCTTTCTCTGCGGCTCAAGGCGTGGTAAGCGGCACGCCGCAGTCGTCGGCTGCGACACCGATGGATGTTGACGGCACTGCCTTCTTGCGCGAGGCGGagttggagcagcagcgcgcctaCGCAGCGAACATGCGCTTTTACGAGGACAGCCTGCGCCCCATGCAAGCCAGTGTGCCGTCTGCAACTGCAGCACCTGGGGGGCTGGTGTGGATGCAGCTTCCCCGCTTTCACGAAAATGCGCCCTTCTCATTCTTCGATCTTCCACCTGGCAAGGTAGGTGTGCTGAAGGTGCTGCGTAGCGGCCGTATGGTGCTGGAGGTTGCGGGCGTGCACTACGACGTCGCGGTGGAGGGGTACGAGGACGCCGGCAACGACGGCGCCTgtgcgatggcggtggcgaccCAGCCGAGCGCGTACCCGTCCAATCCGTCCTCGAAGGCCAGCTGCTACGAgctcggcctgctgcagaGGAAGCTGATCTGCACCCCCACTCTTCCGTGAGCGAGGCTTACGGCGCTCCTGCCACACGAGAGCGAAGTCAGAGCCAGAAGAAACGCGGGAATACTGCGGTTCCACCGCGAAGATAggccctcgcgctgctgctggcctgCGTGGCATCACAGCTGTGTATGAGGGTCCCTGAGTGCTCAGTTTCCGTAAAGCTCGTTTAAGACATCACGTTTGCGCAGCCATTTTTACAAGCATCCATACTATGCCGCAGGGGCAGAAGACAGCATGATGCGTGGGGCCGCTGCTTGCGGCTTTCTTCTGACGATACCAGACTACACGACGCCTGTCCACGGAAGAGAGACAAGCacatgcatgcgcacatgcagaTGGCAACGTCACTcacccttctttttttttttcacgtgCTCCCTTCGCAGCTCGATCTTTGCCCTGACGGCTTGTGTGCGCACTGTAGGGCGCAGGTGATGACCCCTTCCGTCGTGGAGCGGTAACCTTGCTCGCCTCCCTTCACCTCTCTTGGCCTCCTCGTCTCGCTTGCTTCCTCACCTGGCCGTGTTTGCTCATGTcggtgcgctggcgtgccAATCACTGTCCTGCTCACTATCGTCACagtgcccccccccacccagCGCCGCGTTCCCTTTTCGCGTTTTCTCAGCGGCGCCTCGGTAGAGGAAAGAGTCCGTTGCCCTTCACTCGCCTCCTATCTTTGCTCGCCTCCTGGTCAGGACGAAGCCGCGAGAACCCACGCATCCGGCGGTGTCTCTGCCCACCTGCCGTGGTGGGCGAGTTGCTTCCTGTCCCGCCTCCCTatccttctccctctccctgctcTGCAACACGAAATCGCACGGGAGGCGGTTGATCAGCTGAGCTGCCAGCATGTCCGCACCCAAGGAGGGAAATCGCGGGGAATCAAAGGAGAAATTCTGGCTCTACGCCTTTCGCGATCACTTGGCAAACCTGCGGGCCTTTTCGAACTGCATCGAAACCGCCGATGTGAACGGGGTCGGGGACTACCAGCTTCTCGTGGCTGATGGCAGCAAGCGCATCAAGGTGTACGCCGGCACATCTCTCCAGCGTGAGCTGCCGCTCTTCGGGGTGCCGTCCGCGATCACGTCTTTTTTCATggatgacggcgacgcctTTAGCAAGCCGGTCGTCGCGGTCGCCACGGGGCCATACATTTTCATGTACCGCAGCAACAAGCCGCTCTACCGCTTCATGGTGCCACCGGTTCCTCTCGACCCAAAGGAGTCGGTGATCTGGCAGGACCTTGCCACTGAGGTACTCACCGTTGAGGAGGCAGTGAAGCAGCTAGAGAGCCTGCTAGACTCCGGCGTGCAGACCTCCTCGCGCACGCTGGAATTGCTGCTCAAGGAGACGCCGGAGGAGCGCGGTGAGTTTGTCTCCCGCCTGCGCTCAGTTCCGCTCATCCAAATGGACGTTGTCTGCTGCTTGGCATCCATCCCGCTAAACTCGCTGgacgagggaggaaggagcgTGCTGGTGATTGGCACCGAGGCGGGTTTCCTCTACGTCCTCAAGCACAACGCggccgaggtggcggtgaAAGTGGTGCTGCCTAGCACGCCTGTGTTTCTCATTGCGGCCGGGTGCTTTGAGGTGAACTATCGAATGGTCGTCGCGTGCCGCGACGGCCGCGTGTACTCGATCAAGCAAGGTAGCCTGCACAACGCTGTGATTCAGCCGGACGCGCAGCCGTGCGCCATTGCGCGGTACAACAACCTCATCGCTGTGGCCACAACGGCGAACACGCTCTCCTACTACAACCTCAAAGGCAAGAAACAGCAGAGCGTCTTCTTGCCGTGCTCAATCAGTGGCCTCTCCACCATCAACGACGCCGTCACTGGCGAGGCACACGGGCTTGTCGTGGCACTCAGCAACGGTGAGATTCGCGTTTACGTCGGCACTCAGCTGCACCACGTCAGCTTGGCTTACGGCACCGTGACGGCGATGAAGTTTGGTCGCTACGGCCGCTCAGACGGCGCGCTTGTGCTCGTGCTGCAGAACGGCTCTCTCGTGGTTGAGCTGCTTCACCGCGGTGTGAACTTGTCTTCTAGCAAAAAGGTAGAAACTGgtccaccaccgcagcaggaCGTCCCCATCCCCATCCCGCACCTCAGCTCCGTATTCGCGACGCAGTCATCGCGCGAGCGCAAGCACGGGGCGGAGATGTACCAGCTCTTCCAGTACGACctgtcgcagctgcggctcacGACGGCGAAGGCGTACCTCGAAATGATCGCCAACGGCTCTGTCCCCTCCGAGTTGGGCAACGTGATCCAAGAGAATGAAGGGGTGGCGgagtcgtcgctgcggctgaaCGCCGTCGTTCAGGGACTTGGGCCGGTGTTCAAGGTgaaggtgcagctgcagaacgTCGGAGACGCGCCACTGCACGCCGTGGGCGTCGTGTTCTGTCTCTCTGAAGACGACGTCTATCGTATGCCGCAGCAGATCTTTTCGATTCCTACGTTGCTACCCTCTGTGCCGCTCTCCTGCGCTGCATTTGTGACAACTTCGGAAGGGGAGGCCAAGGGCAACGCCATTCTGGTCGTTGCAACCGGTCCAAAGAGCCGTACACCGTTGGCACGCACACTCGTTGATCTGCCGGAGGTGGACGCAATGGCAGAAATGT encodes:
- a CDS encoding hsp70 subfamily B suppressor 1; translation: MNRHNKFYAEVAGELEGDDYYGDDDDYNYDEEYEEEGEYDEAAYEATASAAPPEPAHMSESTAQATASAAPAVRVNPYTTISPQVDDDYELLDMLLPQLHALWKASAPTMLPLSEGEAVTALRASNYDVEPAFLQLKEKRDEERSKRGGGVLKVTAAAGPANRASTFPAVESPEPGGEEASDNEGNSASPSASSGRTTTTLRGSKGTSQRRTKQMLEMEPDKEKPDCTFVIAGHVDAGKSTTLGHLLLLLGRVSIQDVERNEKADRTHRKDSFKYAWLLDQCEEERRRGVTIDSGSFCFETEHRRVHILDAPGHKDFVLSMISSATQADAALLVVTAATSEFETGLHHGTKSHLLVLKTLGVGSIVVAVNKMDAVAYSQERYDYVVRELQLLLKQTRIPEEAIIGFCPISGMAGVNITQRGAKETPWYHDLSLIEMIDKCPLESRLLNRPLRLSLQDVQGTTLYAKVESGRLFTGDTVHFVPSEVRVAVKSIQKPTVAGPVLVAFAGEMVEISTNSSVTGLYPGCVGCEPNLLIHSSTDFEAHIQTFRTLTKSILPGASFTIIVHALTVRVHVVALISKMDGKTGNWSKGMVKCVPPAAQAMMLFRAESPVALEPATECRALGRFVLQQDGETVAGGLVTRVVDKP
- a CDS encoding putative Bardet-Biedl syndrome 1 protein homolog (BBS1-like protein 1); this encodes MSAPKEGNRGESKEKFWLYAFRDHLANLRAFSNCIETADVNGVGDYQLLVADGSKRIKVYAGTSLQRELPLFGVPSAITSFFMDDGDAFSKPVVAVATGPYIFMYRSNKPLYRFMVPPVPLDPKESVIWQDLATEVLTVEEAVKQLESLLDSGVQTSSRTLELLLKETPEERGEFVSRLRSVPLIQMDVVCCLASIPLNSLDEGGRSVLVIGTEAGFLYVLKHNAAEVAVKVVLPSTPVFLIAAGCFEVNYRMVVACRDGRVYSIKQGSLHNAVIQPDAQPCAIARYNNLIAVATTANTLSYYNLKGKKQQSVFLPCSISGLSTINDAVTGEAHGLVVALSNGEIRVYVGTQLHHVSLAYGTVTAMKFGRYGRSDGALVLVLQNGSLVVELLHRGVNLSSSKKVETGPPPQQDVPIPIPHLSSVFATQSSRERKHGAEMYQLFQYDLSQLRLTTAKAYLEMIANGSVPSELGNVIQENEGVAESSLRLNAVVQGLGPVFKVKVQLQNVGDAPLHAVGVVFCLSEDDVYRMPQQIFSIPTLLPSVPLSCAAFVTTSEGEAKGNAILVVATGPKSRTPLARTLVDLPEVDAMAEM